In a single window of the Branchiostoma floridae strain S238N-H82 chromosome 2, Bfl_VNyyK, whole genome shotgun sequence genome:
- the LOC118410111 gene encoding uncharacterized protein LOC118410111 has translation MEEGGVALGLDRLMNCGLSYRGVNRLSRLTSYREQLCRELEVLQPPNKSPGQVSRCTYTVGSSPSCLGETTMDTTQDSMTDQDLVASLPDCLDGKDSIQYDRTNSMKQSPNRRLLPKQGSLSAFDTSDKENLPPFPPKFQSVLDNALHAVSNIREHNFTFRESPIHYQRAQNSQSFHEKSATSERDEGVVVFKRDRELKIYNNPEDIEIYDSHMPAEQHTHSTPIVTSRLHQMQQPFLKESPLQPHYEPSSSSSLLSKRWSFLARKSKSVGQLIQTFEAKAKRQNTKSNRASQSDLAAQDADPASYSVEREKMSTSAKEQKQMEATSSLNGSDDNGRFKVSPTVTGTVQRPDKDDSTNTISEANTTDLHWQSAIDGSADTVTEYHDMSKAEDSAVSLSLDGKESFYMEAQDQDSVVVSTMEAGSSAAPVEVHYWPQEVEKQQSPSDSNDKAAGMTTASTVEAGNAQTTDSGVPASLLDRQDFLDYRFRSLQECQAMDKMSYTTDSSFISSATEESSDSEGDSGSSTSKESLQLDPASHTLSKEGKNSHIVHHKLLQSLQERSAFEDDLTQISALEMSVTSLDQPNNGAKEESSSAHSDPVTREDEELTTEDQQGSVPMESSHLAKVQASLTSRSRNDSILSETSLEVSAITSSAALNYSTSISNTRGPDSESKDGSITSFSSLEVSSLTKALEEMVPVKSQLTNIGMLESPTVKAVEMSESSSDGSEQSEEDNWMLGDGDSCGADQSKKISKDTQSAASPEEDKKMEFTREVEAFGRGDSVESSNGVDSNHDEEHSPQMCARKKTRVETYV, from the exons ATGGAGGAAGGTGGTGTCGCCCTGGGGCTGGATCGTCTGATGAACTGTGGCCTGTCTTACAGGGGGGTGAACAGGCTCTCACGATTAACATCATACAGGGAACAACTCTGCAGGGAACTAGAG GTCCTGCAGCCTCCAAACAAATCACCTGGGCAGGTGTCCAGGTGTACCTACACTGTTGGTTCATCACCCAGTTGCCTTGGTGAAACAACTATGGACACAACCCAGGACTCCATGACTGATCAGGACCTGGTCGCCTCCCTGCCTGACTGTTTGGATGGGAAGGACAGCATCCAGTATGACAGGACTAACTCAATGAAGCAAAGTCCAAACAG GAGATTGTTACCCAAACAGGGGAGTCTGTCTGCATTTGACACAAGTGACAAGGAGAACCTCCCACCCTTCCCACCAAAGTTCCAGTCTGTGCTGGACAACGCGCTACATGCTGTCAGCAACATCAGGGAACACAACTTCACCTTCCGGGAGAGCCCCATTCACTACCAGAGAGCTCAGAACAGTCAAT CTTTCCATGAGAAGAGTGCCACAAGTGAGAGAGATGAAGGTGTGGTCGTTTTTAAGAGGGACCGGGAACTGAAGATATACAATAACCCAGAGGACATTGAGATATACGACAGCCACATGCCTGCAGAACAGCACACCCACTCCACACCCATTGTGACAAGCAGGCTGCACCAGATGCAGCAACCTTTTCTCAAGGAGAGTCCTCTGCAACCACATTACGAGCCAAGCAGTAGCTCAAGCTTGCTGAGTAAGCGATGGAGCTTCCTGGCCAGGAAGTCCAAGTCCGTCGGGCAGCTCATTCAAACATTTGAAGCCAAAGCAAAAAGACAGAATACAAAATCAAACAGAGCATCACAATCTGATCTGGCTGCACAAGATGCAGATCCTGCCTCGTACAGTgtggagagagagaaaatgTCCACTAGTGCCAAGGAGCAGAAGCAGATGGAAGCAACATCAAGTCTGAACGGATCTGATGACAATGGCAGATTCAAAGTGTCACCAACTGTAACAGGTACAGTTCAACGGCCTGACAAGGATGATAGCACCAACACCATCTCAGAGGCAAACACTACTGATTTGCACTGGCAGTCAGCTATTGATGGATCAGCAGATACAGTGACAGAGTACCATGACATGAGTAAGGCAGAGGATTCTGCTGTATCTCTCAGTTTGGATGGAAAAGAATCCTTCTACATGGAAGCTCAGGACCAAGATAGTGTTGTGGTATCAACAATGGAGGCAGGGTCTTCTGCAGCTCCTGTAGAAGTTCACTATTGGCCGCAGGAGGTAGAAAAGCAGCAAAGCCCCAGTGACAGCAATGACAAGGCAGCAGGTATGACCACTGCTAGCACAGTAGAAGCTGGTAATGCGCAAACCACAGACAGTGGGGTACCAGCAAGTCTGCTGGACCGGCAAGACTTTCTGGATTACCGATTCAGGTCCTTGCAGGAATGTCAAGCTATGGACAAAATGAGCTACACAACTGACTCCAGCTTCATCAGCAGTGCTACAGAGGAAAGCAGTGACAGTGAGGGTGACAGTGGCAGTTCCACAAGCAAGGAGTCTCTCCAGCTGGATCCAGCATCTCATACTCTCAGCAAGGAGGGTAAAAACTCACACATAGTTCACCACAAACTCCTGCAGTCTCTCCAAGAAAGGTCAGCTTTTGAGGATGACTTGACTCAAATATCTGCCTTGGAAATGTCTGTGACTAGCCTGGACCAACCAAACAATGGGGCTAAAGAAGAGTCATCATCAGCACACAGTGACCCTGTGACAAGAGAAGATGAAGAATTGACAACAGAAGATCAACAAGGATCAGTGCCAATGGAAAGTTCTCATCTAGCAAAAGTACAGGCAAGCCTTACAAGTAGGTCCAGGAATGACAGCATCCTCTCTGAAACCAGCCTGGAAGTTTCTGCCATCACATCCTCAGCAGCGCTCAATTACAGCACATCAATCAGCAACACTAGGGGACCTGACAGTGAGAGCAAGGATGGCAGCATCACTTCATTTTCAAGCCTGGAAGTCTCATCCTTGACCAAAGCCTTAGAAGAGATGGTGCCCGTAAAATCTCAGCTAACTAACATCGGAATGCTGGAGTCACCAACAGTGAAGGCTGTGGAGATGTCAGAAAGCTCATCAGATGGAAGTGAGCAAAGTGAAGAAGACAACTGGATGCTTGGAGATGGGGATAGCTGTGGAGCTGATCAGAGTAAGAAGATAAGCAAAGATACCCAAAGTGCTGCATCACCAGAGGAAGACAAGAAGATGGAATTCACCAGAGAAGTTGAGGCTTTTGGGAGAGGTGACTCTGTGGAGAGTAGTAATGGAGTAGATAGTAATCATGATGAAGAGCATTCTCCACAAATGTGTGCTAGGAAGAAAACCAGAGTGGAGACCTATGTTTGA
- the LOC118409091 gene encoding inactive serine/threonine-protein kinase TEX14-like, whose product MPRGKKGVELLGYGRMYTGSGNNQPAGYISTIPIIPETQLSKVEAGSSAFKYVTGGFFTMQKMNWNHSRVTVKQLERTEDRARLDLLMDEVNTLGHLRHPNLLLLMAVTHSALLDNMMLVFEHIESKTLFYLLHQERLLFKEEMVVSFLLQICEALIYIHSRGILHCCVTSHAAYITCGNICKLGNFEYAVERCENQALQKKSLVLQNSRPLAAYNWLAPEIHAGRPPTIKSDIYSFCALIFEIYTGMY is encoded by the exons ATGCCAAGGGGAAAGAAAGGTGTGGAACTTCTTGGATATGGAAGG ATGTACACTGGGAGTGGGAACAACCAGCCAGCAGGCTACATCTCCACCATCCCCATCATTCCTGAGACTCAGCTGTCCAAGGTTGAGGCGGGCTCATCAGCCTTTAAGTATGTGACTGGGGGATTCTTCACCATGCAAAA GATGAACTGGAACCATAGCAGGGTTACAGTAAAACAGTTGGAGCGGACAGAAGACAGAGCTAGACTGGATCTTTTGATGGATGAAGTAAATACTCTGGG CCATTTGCGCCACCCAAACCTGCTCCTCTTGATGGCCGTGACCCACAGTGCCTTGCTGGACAACATGATGCTGGTGTTTGAACATATTGAGTCAAAAACTCTCTTCTATCTGTTGCATCAGGAG AGATTGCTGTTCAAAGAAGAGATGGTGGTCAGCTTTCTCCTGCAGATCTGTGAAGCCCTAATCTACATCCACAGCAGGGGCATCCTGCACTGCTGTGTCACCTCTCATGCTGCATATATTACCTGTGGGAATATCTGCAAGCTGGGCAACTTTGAGTATGCTGTGGAAAG ATGCGAGAACCAGGCTCTACAAAAGAAGTCCTTGGTGCTCCAAAACTCCCGGCCTCTTGCAGCTTACAACTGGCTGGCTCCTGAGATCCATGCAGGGAGACCCCCAACCATCAAGAGTGACATCTACAGCTTCTGTGCTCTCATCTTTGAGATCTATACAGGTATGTATTAA
- the LOC118410136 gene encoding inactive serine/threonine-protein kinase TEX14-like, producing MISLGWLSEDGQGGQLHAATRKGKVHVVKKLLKEGTRVDYPNSRDQTALFCACYLGKEKTVKLLLKYGANANERSDNGSTPVHAAAWSCKTGILLRLVRAGGNIRLHDNEGRTPKDWALERDKKKNKKMLILLDQMYMHAVALSNGEVTTGASGDSVMVMQSATSVVCPFMNL from the exons ATGATCTCCCTTGGTTGGCTTTCTGAAGATGGCCAGGGTGGACAGCTGCACGCTGCTACAAGGAAGGGGAAGGTCCATGTTGTCAAGAAACTACTGAAGGAAG GAACAAGGGTGGATTATCCCAACTCCAGGGACCAGACAGCACTCTTCTGTGCCTGTTACTTGGGTAAAGAGAAGACTGTGAAGCTCCTCCTGAAATATGGAGCAAATGCAAATGA ACGTTCAGACAATGGCAGCACTCCAGTCCACGCTGCTGCCTGGAGCTGCAAGACGGGCATTCTACTGAGACTGGTCAGGGCAGGGGGAAATATCAGGCTACATGATAATGAGGGAAGGACACCAAAG GACTGGGCACTGGAGAGagacaagaagaagaataaaaagatgCTGATCCTGCTGGACCAGATGTACATGCATGCTGTAGCCCTCAGCAACGGGGAAGTCACAACAGGAGCATCTGGAGATAGTGTCATGGTAATGCAATCAGCAACATCAGTAGTTTGTCCATttatgaatttataa